The Deltaproteobacteria bacterium genomic interval GTATATTACAGACAAATTCTTTCGTCCATGGTAATTCTTGCGTACCGGGACGCAGGAATCTTGGAAGCGTACTACGCATTGCTTTTGAGGCGTAAAGCAACTGATGATTAACCGCTGGGGTTTAGGAAACAAATTATTACTTGTCGCTGCGGTCTTGCTTTTGCCCCAGCTCGCCTGTGCCGGATCGTTCAAGCTAGGTTCCATAAGTATATCCCCGGTGGTGGAGACCAGAAAATTTTGGCCCCTTGCCAGCTATCTCGCGCGGCAGTTGCAGTCAGAGGGAATCGACGAAGCGAAAGTTGTCGTGGCGGAGAGTATTCCGGCGATGTCCTCGTTCTTGCAAACGCGCGGGGCAGATCTTTACATAGATAGTGTTTTCCCTTCGGTGGCTGTGAGCCGCCTTTCCAACAGCAAACTTCTGCTGCAACGCTGGAAGAAGGGGAAAAGCGATTACCAGTCGATTATCTTCACGCGAAAAGATAGCGGCATCGCTCGATTGGAGGATATCAAGGGCAAGGTCATCGCCTTTGAGGAGCCCTTCAGTTCGACCGGTTATTTTTTTCCGAAAATGGTTTTATTGAAAAAAGGATTCCGAATGACGCCCAAGAGACAGGGGAGTGACCCCATAAAATCCGACGAAGTGGGGTATATCTTTAGTCACGGTGACTCGAATACAATTCTCTCGGTGTTGAATGGAGTCGTGGCGGCGGGTGCAACCGATAGTCAGAAGTATCTCGCTGTGGCGAAAAACGTTGACAGCTTCAAGATCATTCATGAGACGGTTTCCATTCCGCGTCAGATAGTCAGCCATCGAGCCGATCTCCCTGCCAAGCTTGTGACGAAAGTAAAGGAAGTTTTAATGAACATGCATCAGACTGCGGAGGGTAGGCAGGTGCTGCAGGCTTTCGAGAGCACTACCAAGTTCGATGAGATACCGGTTCGAGACATCGACCTTATGGCCGGATTAAAGAAACAGGTCGATGCCGAACTTAAACTCCAACGATAGCCTCGGTTCGCCCGGCTGATGTAAATATTTCCATTCTTCTCTCCGCATTTACAGCAACGGCTTCGAGCGCTAGGATTGAATAGAAGCGAAACGCGATGAGGTCTCAAACTATCCGACGTAAGTTAATACGAATGGCTGGCACTGTATCCGATCCCAAGCAGTCTAAATATCACCCCTTTCCGTCCTATCCTTATTTATGATCAATCGATATTTACTGTCATGTTTAAAAGCGCGGTAAATTTTTAGTGGCGGAAAACCAAACGAAGATCGCTCTTTAACGAGATCTTTCAATTGCTCGACGGTCGCGCTACTAGCGGAACATCCTATGATGATCCCAGAAAGCGCTGCAGAGCGAAAATAAAGTAACTGAGCCGCCGATTCCGGGACTATTATTCTACGCTCTTTCTCGTATGCCCAGCCTTGATATTTTCTTAGGAGTACCACCGTTATGCCCTTTGCCTCATTGAGCCAATTTAAGACTGGATAATCTTCGCTGTAGTTCACAGGCAATGCCTGGGCAAACGTAGCAATATCCCTGGCGACTTCGAACTGAAGACAAACACCCCTATGGTCTGTTGCATAATGACTCCACATGAGAATGCTTCGCGGATCACCTCCGAAGGAGCACACACCTACAGCGGCAGTGCTCTCTGCAAACGATATTCTTGCCCGTGACACGACAGAATCTAAATTTGCCATCATACGGCTTACTTCCCTCTTCCGGGCTTCCCATTTTACCCCTCGTTCTCTAAAGAGCCGGTCTAATTTTTGTCTTATCGCCGCACGCGGTCCTTCAACGATAATTTTTGCGGCCATATCGTAGGGGTCGTTGAACTCTGTCGGTGACGAAAGGCGCAATCTGGACTGAAAAAGAATATCACGAAGACGGTCAACGGAGGTACTGTTGGAAGGATCAAATGGTCGGAACTTGTATAAAAAACGACACAGCGATGGCCTAACTTGGCGCCACAGAACCTGTCGTCGTTTACGATAGCCAAGGCCATCAAGACGCTTCACAAACCCCTTGAAGTATTCTTCAGGATCTAGACTTTGGGGCGCTTTCATATGACCAGGGAAGAATCCTAATTGTAAAAATGGAATGGAGTCAGCTCAAGCTGATCCTGCTTTTCTTACCCAGTTCCATTACTAAATCGGCTCAAGCGCAACTCCGCTATCCGCCAACTGCTCATAGCAACCGAACGGGATACGGGATTGCCGCGTTTACTTTTTCGCCGGGTCGTAACCGAGGATCGGCGACAGCCAGCGTTCCACTTCTGAAACTTTCATCTCTTTACGCCCGGCGTAGGACTCGACTTGGTCTTTGCCGATCGAGTTGACGGCGAAGTAGTGCGCGTCTTTATGGGCGAAATAGATGCCGCACACCGAGGCGGCCGGATACATGGCGAAACTTTCCGTCAGCGTGATGCCGGTGGCCTCGCCGGCGTTGAGTAAATCGAATATCAGCGGCTTTTCGGTGTGATCGGGTTGCGACGGGTAGCCCGGCGCCGGGCGGATGCCGCGATATTTTTCCGCGATCAAATCTTCGACGGTCAACTTCTCATCTTTGCCGTAGCCCCACTCGGCGCGCGTGCGCTTGTGCAAATATTCGGCGAACGCTTCGGCCAACCGGTCCGCCAAGGCTTTTGCCATGATCGAATTATATTGATCGTTGTCCTTGTCGAACTGTTCGGCGAGTTCCTGCGTGCCATGGCCGGTGGTCACCGCGAAAGCGCCGAGGTAATCCACTCGGCCGCTCTCGCGCGGCGCGACGAAGTCGGCAAGCGCCAACTGCGGTTTGCCGCGCTGATTGTCTTTCTGCTGGCGCAGCGTGTGAAAGCGCGTCAGCTCTTTAGTGCGAGTTACATCCGAATAAATGACAATATCGTCGCCGTCACTGTTGGCCGGATAGAAACCGTAAACCGCGTTGGCCGTGAACAGCTTTTCATCGACAATCTTTTTCAACAGCTCTTGGGCGTTGGCGAACAAATCCCGCGCCGCCGGACCGCGCGCCGGATCTTGCAACAAGTCAGGATAGCGCCCGCGCATTTCCCAAGTGTGG includes:
- a CDS encoding phosphate/phosphite/phosphonate ABC transporter substrate-binding protein produces the protein MINRWGLGNKLLLVAAVLLLPQLACAGSFKLGSISISPVVETRKFWPLASYLARQLQSEGIDEAKVVVAESIPAMSSFLQTRGADLYIDSVFPSVAVSRLSNSKLLLQRWKKGKSDYQSIIFTRKDSGIARLEDIKGKVIAFEEPFSSTGYFFPKMVLLKKGFRMTPKRQGSDPIKSDEVGYIFSHGDSNTILSVLNGVVAAGATDSQKYLAVAKNVDSFKIIHETVSIPRQIVSHRADLPAKLVTKVKEVLMNMHQTAEGRQVLQAFESTTKFDEIPVRDIDLMAGLKKQVDAELKLQR
- a CDS encoding DUF2971 domain-containing protein, which gives rise to MKAPQSLDPEEYFKGFVKRLDGLGYRKRRQVLWRQVRPSLCRFLYKFRPFDPSNSTSVDRLRDILFQSRLRLSSPTEFNDPYDMAAKIIVEGPRAAIRQKLDRLFRERGVKWEARKREVSRMMANLDSVVSRARISFAESTAAVGVCSFGGDPRSILMWSHYATDHRGVCLQFEVARDIATFAQALPVNYSEDYPVLNWLNEAKGITVVLLRKYQGWAYEKERRIIVPESAAQLLYFRSAALSGIIIGCSASSATVEQLKDLVKERSSFGFPPLKIYRAFKHDSKYRLIINKDRTERGDI